A single window of Huiozyma naganishii CBS 8797 chromosome 10, complete genome DNA harbors:
- the MAK21 gene encoding RNA-binding ribosome biosynthesis protein MAK21 (similar to Saccharomyces cerevisiae MAK21 (YDR060W); ancestral locus Anc_3.309) has protein sequence MGEKVAKDPSQGLSIRDKVSSKLQNGKKNRSKKQDKKNKKASEQSKDVQERAVKTPEEEDVLKREALALGASENDLELLEDLPEDDASEQEFDVPEEKVDEKFSTDLQKFMQNIGFDKHALEDLKDEDVADEEEIPKLVEQQENNEEEEVEEQAEEEEEPLQEDGELSSSSKEESDIESEQETEKKAKKDDGLITSTNFLSSDKLVIPNDLVWYEVELDSQLKRNVQDSIDPLTPEQCTKLYERGKLALEEDNQTYYDEFTKDSSQKKFMSQILTGGTLMDKISALTLLIQDSPIHNIKSLDTLLSFSNKKSRNSQLQSLNALKDLFLHGLLPDRKLRYFKNQPGLSMMVNKKTLAIFYFEDYLKKFFFKVLEILEKLSHDPIIHVRMQTLTHIFDLLSNKPEQEFNLLKLGVNKVGDIDSKVSSKASYLLLKLEQAHPNMKSVIIDTIVDTALRVNADYHTTYYSVITLNQTILRKSDDSVANKLVKTYFTLFEKFLVSTDEDNKHDVDIKSDAKKYEEKRKKNVKKGKNGGKSVKEEKTEEEKANEKNSKLFSALLTGINRAFPFAEIPASVYEVQMETLFKITHSSNFNTSVQALILINQVTTKAELNNDRYYRTLYESLLDPRLVNSSKQGVYMNLLYKSLKQDSKNVERVEAFVKRILQVSCHWINVGTIAGFLFLLLQLQESLPQIKNLLTNTPVDHEYLSDDESQDARGKKLKKYDGRKRDPRFANADSSSLWEIHHFLQHFHPTVQAYASAFIDGELGDITKPDLGLFTLSHFLDRFVYRNAKQKPVTRGSSIMQPLLGGSQINASVMVKASDAVSNEVPVNTQNWLKKKVNEIKPEDKFFYQYFSSKKSAVKDKQRNASSGNDSEGEMNEDDIWNALVKSRPDVEDDSGDEMNFDEDDFSLSSDNEEESEGEASIGGAQSDSDSDKGDEDEENDIFYSFADEESKNAAGSAEEESSEDEESRKHILEESDDDVDEEKRQKEEQETKTQGTTSVCIG, from the coding sequence CGTCTCAGGGACTGTCCATAAGGGACAAAGTTTCATCTAAATTGCAGAACGGGAAGAAAAACCGTAGTAAGAAACAGGataagaagaacaaaaaagCGTCTGAACAAAGTAAGGATGTTCAAGAGAGGGCTGTCAAGACACcggaggaggaggatgtcTTAAAGAGAGAAGCGCTTGCATTGGGAGCGTCAGAGAATGATTTGGAGCTTCTGGAGGATTTGCCAGAGGATGACGCCAGCGAACAAGAGTTTGATGTTCCTGAAGAGAAAGTCGATGAGAAGTTCTCCACTGATTTGCAAAAATTCATGCAAAACATTGGGTTTGATAAACATGCATTGGAAGACTTGAAAGATGAGGACGTTGCtgacgaagaggaaattccaaaacttgtagaacaacaagaaaacaacgaggaagaagaggtaGAGgaacaagcagaagaagaagaggaaccGTTGCAAGAGGATGGTGAACTTAGTTCTAGCTCGAAGGAAGAGAGCGATATCGAATCAGAACAGGAAACcgaaaagaaagcaaagaAAGATGATGGACTGATCACATCTACTaacttcttgtcctctgATAAACTTGTAATTCCAAACGATCTCGTATGGTACGAAGTTGAATTGGATTCGCAACTGAAGAGGAACGTCCAGGATAGCATTGACCCATTAACCCCAGAACAATGCACAAAACTGTATGAAAGAGGGAAATTGGCTCTCGAAGAGGACAACCAAACATACTACGACGAGTTCACAAAGGATTCCTCCCAGAAAAAATTCATGTCTCAGATTTTGACAGGTGGTACTCTCATGGATAAAATTTCTGCCCTGACTCTTTTGATTCAGGACTCACCAATCCACAACATAAAATCTCTGGACACTCTACTGTCGTTTTCGAACAAAAAATCTAGAAACTCGCAGCTGCAAAGTTTAAACGCTCTCAAGGATCTTTTCCTACATGGGTTGCTCCCAGATAGAAAATTGAGGTACTTCAAGAACCAACCGGGGCTCTCCATGATggtcaacaagaagacttTGGCTATTTTTTACTTCGAGGattacttgaagaaatttttttttaaagtcTTGGAGATCTTGGAAAAACTGTCCCATGATCCAATTATTCACGTCAGAATGCAAACTTTGACTCACATTTTCGATTTGCTGTCAAATAAGCCAGAACAAGAGTTtaatcttttgaaattagGTGTCAACAAGGTAGGTGACATCGACTCAAAGGTTTCATCCAAGGCCTCCTACCTGTTGCTGAAATTAGAGCAGGCACATCCGAATATGAAAAGTGTCATCATCGACACCATCGTGGACACCGCTTTAAGGGTCAATGCTGATTATCATACTACCTACTACTCTGTCATTACACTGAATCAAACAATTCTGAGAAAGTCTGACGACTCCGTTGCCAACAAATTAGTGAAGACGTACTTTACCCTCTTCGAAAAGTTCTTAGTATCAACAGATGAGGACAATAAACATGACGTCGACATAAAATCGGACGCGAAGAAATACGAggagaaaaggaagaagaacgtcaaAAAGGGTAAAAACGGTGGTAAGTCTgtcaaggaggagaaaacagaggaagaaaaggccaacgagaagaactcGAAACTGTTTAGTGCACTATTGACAGGTATCAACCGTGCATTCCCATTTGCCGAGATTCCTGCAAGTGTCTATGAGGTCCAGATGGAAACGTTATTCAAAATCACGCATTCCTCTAACTTCAATACATCAGTTCAGGCTCTTATCTTGATTAATCAGGTGACCACAAAGgcagaattgaacaacgacAGATATTACCGTACTTTGTACGAGTCTTTGCTCGATCCAAGACTGGTTAACTCGTCTAAACAAGGTGTCTACATGAACTTGCTCTACAAGTCGCTCAAACAAGATTCGAAGAACGTGGAACGTGTAGAGGCGTTTGTCAAGAGAATCTTGCAAGTATCTTGTCATTGGATAAACGTTGGTACCATTGCTGGGTTTCTCTTCCTGTTATTACAACTGCAAGAAAGTTTGCCACAAATTAAGAACTTGCTCACGAACACCCCTGTCGATCACGAATACTTGTCCGATGATGAGTCCCAGGAtgcaagaggaaagaaaCTCAAAAAGTATGACGGTCGTAAACGTGACCCTCGATTTGCAAACGCCGACAGTTCATCACTATGGGAGATACACCACTTCTTGCAACATTTCCACCCGACGGTACAGGCCTACGCCAGTGCTTTCATTGATGGTGAACTGGGTGATATAACTAAACCCGATCTGGGGTTGTTCACTTTATCGCATTTCTTGGACAGGTTTGTCTATAGGAACGCCAAACAGAAGCCAGTCACTAGGGGTTCTTCTATCATGCAACCTTTGCTTGGTGGGTCTCAAATCAACGCATCTGTTATGGTCAAAGCATCTGACGCTGTTTCGAACGAAGTTCCCGTCAACACCCAAAACTggttgaaaaagaaggtaAACGAGATCAAGCCAGAAGATAAGTTCTTTTATCAGTACttttcctccaaaaaaaGTGCTGTTAAAGATAAACAGAGGAACGCTTCTTCAGGAAATGACAGCGAGGGAGAAATGAACGAAGATGATATCTGGAATGCATTAGTGAAGTCAAGACCCGACGTGGAAGATGATAGTGGTGACGAAATGAATTTCGATGAAGACGATTTCAGTCTTTCCAGCGACAATGAGGAGGAAAGCGAGGGCGAGGCCTCAATCGGCGGAGCACAATCGGATTCTGACTCTGATAAGGGCGAtgaagacgaggagaaTGATATATTTTACAGTTTTGCTGATGAGGAAAGTAAAAACGCTGCTGGAAGTGCCGAGGAGGAATCTTCCGAAGACGAAGAGTCGCGTAAGCatattcttgaagaatCGGATGATGATGTAgacgaagaaaagagacaaaaagaagagcaagaaacaaaaacacaAGGCACTACCAGTGTTTGCATCGGCTGA